The Burkholderia ubonensis genome has a window encoding:
- a CDS encoding ATP-binding protein: MKNPFDSMFGRLVVTTVGLLVLVHLTSLLLIEQSRASLAAFHISRVVEAAASMGGRGSGGDRSVADILGISFADLKQLPAADAQRFRGDTNGPIERQLRHVLPSGTHVAMDGDGTLRVLPAGSARGIVLPQADVPLYRFTGALALTLAFAVVVAVMLAWRFNGTVRDLAAAAREHRTGVHASLVRKRGPREVRELIDDFNDMTRELAEAERERAVMLASIAHDLRTPLTRMQVRADLLTDPGDRDGFLRDTESMSRVITQFLDFARESPESSPQTSVDAHCRRDYTDALAPGGAADTDALVMLDLRAGPDFTLPIVDIDRILSNLVENALTYGEPPVEIATRAHDGHYELVVRDHGPGVSEPDLDRVLRPFVRLDPARGGTAHSGLGLAIVRRLVRHHGGTLQIANAADGGLVITMRFPNNSGAR; the protein is encoded by the coding sequence ATGAAGAATCCGTTTGATTCGATGTTCGGGCGGCTCGTCGTCACCACGGTGGGCCTGCTCGTGCTGGTTCACCTCACGTCGCTGCTGCTGATCGAGCAAAGCCGCGCGAGCCTTGCCGCCTTCCATATTTCGCGCGTCGTGGAGGCTGCCGCGAGCATGGGCGGGCGGGGGAGCGGCGGCGATCGGTCGGTGGCCGACATCCTCGGTATTTCGTTCGCGGACCTGAAGCAATTGCCGGCCGCCGACGCGCAGCGCTTTCGCGGCGACACCAATGGGCCGATCGAACGGCAATTGCGGCACGTGCTGCCGTCGGGCACCCACGTGGCAATGGACGGCGACGGCACGCTGCGCGTGCTCCCCGCGGGCAGCGCGCGCGGCATCGTGCTGCCGCAGGCCGATGTGCCGCTCTACCGCTTCACCGGCGCGCTGGCGTTGACGCTGGCGTTTGCCGTCGTGGTCGCGGTGATGCTCGCGTGGCGGTTCAACGGGACGGTGCGCGACCTCGCTGCCGCGGCGCGCGAGCATCGTACGGGCGTTCATGCGAGCCTCGTGCGCAAGCGCGGACCGCGTGAAGTGCGCGAACTGATCGACGACTTCAACGACATGACGCGCGAACTGGCCGAGGCCGAACGCGAGCGCGCCGTGATGCTCGCGAGCATCGCGCACGACCTGCGTACGCCGCTCACGCGCATGCAGGTGCGTGCGGATCTGCTGACCGATCCCGGCGATCGCGACGGCTTTCTGCGCGACACCGAATCGATGTCGCGCGTCATCACGCAGTTTCTGGACTTCGCCCGCGAAAGCCCTGAAAGTTCGCCGCAGACGAGCGTGGACGCCCACTGCCGGCGCGATTACACCGACGCGCTGGCTCCCGGCGGCGCAGCGGACACCGACGCGCTGGTGATGCTCGATCTGCGCGCCGGGCCGGACTTCACGCTGCCCATCGTGGATATCGACCGCATTCTCTCGAACCTCGTCGAAAATGCGCTGACCTACGGCGAGCCGCCCGTGGAAATCGCCACGCGAGCGCATGACGGGCACTACGAGCTCGTGGTGCGTGATCACGGGCCAGGCGTGTCCGAGCCGGACCTCGACCGCGTGCTGCGTCCGTTTGTCCGGCTCGATCCTGCGCGCGGCGGCACCGCGCACAGCGGCCTCGGCCTCGCCATCGTGCGCCGCCTCGTTCGCCATCACGGCGGTACGCTGCAGATTGCCAACGCGGCCGACGGCGGGCTCGTCATCACGATGAGGTTTCCGAACAACAGTGGCGCGCGGTGA
- a CDS encoding methyl-accepting chemotaxis protein, which yields MGSMTVGRKLGAAFGIVVLIALIGSAISIVNFLKLNQANGWNVHSYQVLRANDDMLTSMVNMETGVRGYVAAGDDRFLEPYKAGLRQFAKSFDVVRSLTSDNAAQQRRLETLRDMHRKVAEVDDKLIAMRRDVNAGTQPANVLIDYFKQGDDKQFMDRYRAVAAELNEAEQSLLDQRSGEVASLTALTKVTLAAAGVITVILSIVLGTVITRGIMRSLGGEPADAAAVAGRIAEGNLEAPVPVAPNDRGSLMASLESMRRQLSGIVSEIQSTAESITTSAGEIAQGNLDLSQRTEEQAASLEETAASMEQLTATVRQNTENAKQANALAGSACEVAMRGGEVVNEVVDSMRAISSSSGKVAEIIAVIEGIAFQTNILALNAAVEAARAGEQGRGFAVVAGEVRTLAQRSANAAKEIKDLINGSVESVALGSQQVERAGATMSDIVQSVRRVTDIMNEIASASDEQGTGIEQVNVAVGQMDSVTQQNAALVEQASAAAQAMAQQATTLRDVVGVFRIGRVAAR from the coding sequence ATGGGCTCCATGACAGTCGGCAGGAAGCTGGGCGCAGCATTCGGTATCGTCGTACTAATTGCGTTGATCGGCAGCGCCATCTCGATCGTCAATTTTCTGAAGCTGAACCAGGCGAACGGCTGGAACGTTCATAGTTATCAGGTTCTGCGAGCGAACGACGACATGTTGACCAGCATGGTCAACATGGAGACGGGCGTGCGCGGCTACGTGGCTGCGGGAGACGACCGGTTTCTGGAGCCCTATAAGGCCGGCCTCAGGCAGTTCGCCAAGTCGTTCGACGTCGTGCGCAGCCTCACATCGGACAATGCCGCGCAACAGCGCCGTCTCGAGACGCTGCGCGACATGCATCGGAAGGTGGCGGAGGTCGACGACAAGCTGATCGCGATGCGGCGTGACGTCAATGCCGGTACGCAGCCTGCCAACGTGCTGATCGACTACTTCAAGCAGGGCGACGACAAGCAGTTCATGGATCGCTATCGAGCGGTAGCCGCCGAGTTGAACGAGGCCGAGCAGTCGCTGCTCGATCAACGTTCAGGAGAGGTGGCCAGCTTGACCGCGTTGACCAAGGTGACGCTCGCGGCAGCGGGCGTCATCACCGTCATCCTGTCGATCGTGCTGGGAACCGTCATCACCCGCGGCATCATGCGGTCGCTGGGCGGCGAGCCTGCCGACGCCGCGGCCGTGGCCGGACGTATTGCCGAAGGCAATCTCGAAGCACCGGTGCCGGTCGCGCCGAATGATCGCGGCAGCCTGATGGCGTCGCTCGAATCGATGCGGCGGCAACTGAGCGGCATCGTGTCGGAAATTCAGTCGACCGCGGAATCGATCACGACTTCGGCCGGCGAAATCGCGCAGGGGAACCTCGATCTCTCGCAGCGAACGGAAGAGCAGGCGGCGTCGCTCGAGGAAACGGCGGCCAGCATGGAGCAGTTGACCGCGACGGTTCGTCAGAATACGGAAAACGCGAAGCAGGCGAATGCGCTTGCGGGCAGCGCCTGCGAGGTCGCGATGCGCGGCGGCGAAGTGGTGAACGAGGTGGTCGACTCCATGCGCGCCATTTCGAGCAGTTCCGGCAAAGTTGCCGAAATCATTGCCGTGATCGAAGGAATTGCGTTCCAGACGAACATTCTCGCGCTGAACGCGGCAGTCGAGGCCGCGCGTGCGGGCGAGCAGGGGCGCGGGTTTGCGGTGGTGGCCGGCGAAGTTCGCACGTTGGCGCAACGCAGCGCGAATGCGGCGAAAGAAATCAAGGACCTCATCAACGGTTCGGTCGAGAGCGTGGCGCTGGGGTCCCAGCAGGTCGAACGCGCGGGCGCGACCATGTCGGACATCGTGCAGTCCGTGCGGCGAGTGACCGACATCATGAATGAAATCGCATCGGCCTCGGACGAGCAGGGAACGGGTATCGAGCAGGTCAATGTCGCCGTGGGCCAGATGGATTCGGTCACGCAGCAGAACGCGGCACTCGTCGAGCAGGCGTCGGCAGCCGCGCAGGCGATGGCGCAGCAAGCGACCACGCTGCGCGACGTGGTCGGGGTATTCAGGATCGGACGCGTCGCCGCGCGCTGA
- a CDS encoding glycoside hydrolase family 3 C-terminal domain-containing protein, with protein sequence MRDKLWPAAVLAATLCTSVYAANADFDSPGSAADAFASSAAQQRADLLVRKMTLDEKLRFIHSQYEMSKVPGGGAGYIQGVPRLGIPDLNMVDSATGSGSTSQASTTFPATLAVAASWDRRLAYDYGTQVAIQLRAQGFGMGLGGGANLAREPRGGRLFEYLGEDPLLAGELLAERTLATQRHKVVATIKHYAGNEQEHGRMGGNSQIDERTLRELYLLPFEIAARRAQPGSVMCSYNRLNGDYACENAHLLNDVLKNEWGFQGQVQSDWGATHSTAKAVNAGLDEEEDVGPSVFLTPAAVKQAIANGSVSTARLDDMVRRKLFVMIRTGVMDDPPKGGGAIDFAAAGRFAQAAAERSIVLLKNDGNQLPLAAAALARIAVIGGHADAAVLSGGGSGNTRDPVTGSFAGCGGLAFGASAGCSWWRNPWLKVDVPIVAAIRALAPAAQVTFAGNSDQQAPFRAYTQQEIDQAAALAARSDVAIVVVAQPAGEDFGDLQSLGLANPSNQDALVDAVARANPHTVVVVQSGNPVLMPWKDRVAAIVEAWYPGEGGGNAIANVLFGKVNPSGRLPVTFPARDQDTPSWKAGGAFDNDPVYAERLNMGYRWYDANNIKPMFEFGYGLSYTHFSYSGLSVSRQRDGSLGVSFTVRNDGPVAGADVPQVYLGVPYKDEPPRRLVGWEKIDLNPGEARRVRITVPPRMQSVWDASRSGWRYVARGTVYVGASSRDIRLQGS encoded by the coding sequence ATGCGGGACAAACTCTGGCCGGCCGCCGTGCTGGCAGCGACCCTCTGCACCAGCGTCTATGCGGCCAACGCCGATTTCGATTCACCGGGCAGTGCAGCCGACGCGTTCGCGTCGTCGGCCGCGCAGCAGCGCGCCGACCTGCTCGTGCGCAAGATGACGCTCGACGAGAAACTCCGCTTCATTCACTCGCAGTACGAAATGTCGAAGGTGCCCGGCGGCGGCGCCGGCTACATCCAGGGCGTGCCGCGCCTCGGCATCCCCGACCTGAACATGGTCGATTCGGCGACGGGCTCGGGCAGCACGTCGCAGGCCAGCACGACGTTCCCGGCGACGCTCGCCGTCGCCGCGAGCTGGGATCGCCGCCTCGCGTACGACTACGGCACGCAGGTCGCGATCCAGTTGCGCGCGCAAGGATTCGGGATGGGCCTCGGCGGCGGCGCCAACCTCGCGCGCGAGCCGCGCGGCGGCCGGCTGTTCGAGTATCTCGGCGAGGACCCGCTGCTTGCCGGCGAGCTGCTCGCCGAACGCACGCTCGCGACGCAGCGGCACAAGGTCGTCGCGACCATCAAGCATTACGCCGGCAACGAGCAGGAACACGGCCGGATGGGCGGCAACAGCCAGATCGACGAGCGCACGCTGCGCGAGCTCTACCTGCTGCCGTTCGAGATCGCCGCGAGACGCGCGCAGCCCGGCAGCGTGATGTGCAGCTACAACCGGCTGAACGGCGACTACGCGTGCGAGAACGCGCATCTGCTGAACGACGTGCTGAAGAACGAATGGGGCTTCCAGGGCCAGGTGCAGTCCGACTGGGGCGCGACGCACAGCACCGCGAAGGCGGTCAACGCGGGGCTCGACGAAGAGGAAGACGTCGGGCCGAGCGTGTTCCTCACGCCCGCGGCGGTCAAGCAGGCGATCGCGAACGGCTCGGTGTCGACGGCGCGGCTCGACGACATGGTGCGGCGCAAGCTGTTCGTGATGATCCGCACCGGCGTGATGGACGACCCGCCCAAGGGCGGCGGCGCGATCGACTTCGCGGCCGCCGGCCGGTTCGCGCAGGCGGCCGCCGAGCGGTCGATCGTCCTGTTGAAGAACGACGGCAACCAGTTGCCGCTCGCCGCCGCCGCGCTCGCGCGGATCGCGGTGATCGGCGGCCATGCCGATGCGGCCGTGCTGTCGGGCGGCGGCTCCGGCAACACGCGCGACCCGGTCACCGGTTCGTTCGCGGGCTGCGGCGGCCTCGCGTTCGGCGCATCGGCCGGCTGCAGCTGGTGGCGCAACCCGTGGCTGAAGGTCGACGTGCCGATCGTCGCGGCGATTCGCGCGCTCGCGCCCGCCGCGCAGGTCACGTTCGCGGGCAACAGCGACCAGCAGGCGCCGTTCCGTGCGTACACGCAGCAGGAGATCGACCAGGCCGCGGCGCTCGCCGCTCGCTCCGACGTCGCGATCGTCGTGGTCGCGCAGCCGGCCGGCGAAGACTTCGGCGACCTGCAGAGCCTCGGCCTCGCGAATCCGTCGAACCAGGACGCGCTCGTCGACGCCGTCGCGCGCGCGAATCCGCATACGGTCGTCGTGGTCCAGAGCGGCAATCCGGTACTGATGCCGTGGAAGGACCGCGTCGCCGCGATCGTCGAGGCGTGGTACCCGGGCGAAGGCGGCGGCAACGCGATCGCGAACGTGCTGTTCGGCAAGGTCAACCCGTCCGGCAGGCTGCCCGTCACGTTCCCCGCGCGCGACCAGGACACGCCGTCCTGGAAAGCGGGCGGCGCATTCGACAACGATCCCGTTTACGCGGAACGGCTGAACATGGGCTATCGCTGGTACGACGCGAACAACATCAAGCCGATGTTCGAGTTCGGCTACGGCCTGTCGTACACGCACTTCTCGTACTCGGGGTTGTCCGTGTCGCGGCAGCGCGACGGCTCGCTCGGCGTGTCGTTCACCGTGCGCAATGACGGGCCCGTGGCCGGCGCGGACGTGCCGCAGGTGTACCTCGGCGTGCCGTACAAGGACGAGCCGCCGCGCCGCCTGGTCGGCTGGGAGAAGATCGACCTGAACCCGGGTGAGGCGCGGCGCGTGCGCATCACCGTCCCGCCGCGGATGCAGAGCGTGTGGGACGCATCGCGCAGCGGCTGGCGCTACGTCGCGCGCGGCACGGTGTATGTCGGTGCGTCGTCGCGCGATATCCGTTTGCAGGGCAGTTGA
- a CDS encoding serine aminopeptidase domain-containing protein, whose amino-acid sequence MMPIQFDGCVGWLHAGDRSHGIVICEPLGHEALWLHKLVRSLAERLAERGFPVLRFHYPASGDSLGDEHDAERFDRMLASVRHAVDALRERVAVDTLSVVGMRAGATLALLAADGIPELTRFVALAPVVRGRGYLRELSLVAQSWLDNVSPAVRDAVRDERPLRVLGHVYPEDLVERLRSINLSECVASARVLPARALLVDAPYGDGSALADAFEARGVSVEMRTCADWGGMMREPVWSRLPAGLLDTVVNWIDDGTDGGVRGPLPGAGLGVTLTAQSSVERIVAVEPARMIGVLCEPAGMVRRAAAPTLLIANTATNPRVADGRFAVRLARSLAAAGISSLRIDSTGVGDSGPRATDDQSNIPYSDQAIADVVTAARWLNAHGHREIVAFGICSGAYASLHAAAREQLAGVIAVNLPAFVWPRGQTLADALNNQTNSMRGYWASLRCGRKLRRLLTEGRDLRPVLRAMFRFAAGVATGPLKRVGEHLGWRPGKDTPRGMLRDMSARGIRTHLVYGTFDPGVDVLVRHFGPAAHAFAHLPNVSVDMKDALDHSLHGDVAAQYVVTRCATLLSGWDAPAELAMPAQPEHAPL is encoded by the coding sequence ATGATGCCGATTCAGTTCGACGGTTGTGTCGGCTGGCTTCACGCGGGCGATCGGTCGCATGGGATCGTGATCTGCGAGCCGCTCGGCCACGAGGCGTTGTGGCTTCACAAGCTCGTGCGCTCGCTCGCCGAGCGCCTCGCGGAGCGCGGCTTTCCGGTGCTGCGATTCCATTACCCGGCGAGCGGCGACTCGCTCGGCGACGAACACGATGCCGAACGCTTCGACCGCATGCTCGCGAGCGTCCGGCATGCGGTCGACGCACTGCGCGAGCGCGTCGCCGTCGATACGCTGTCCGTCGTCGGCATGCGCGCCGGTGCCACGTTGGCGTTGCTGGCCGCGGACGGCATTCCCGAATTGACCCGCTTCGTCGCGCTGGCGCCGGTGGTGCGCGGACGCGGCTATCTGCGCGAGCTGTCGCTCGTCGCACAAAGCTGGCTCGACAACGTATCGCCCGCGGTGCGCGACGCGGTTCGCGACGAACGGCCGCTGCGCGTGCTCGGCCATGTGTATCCCGAAGATCTCGTCGAGCGCCTGCGCAGCATCAATCTGAGCGAGTGCGTCGCAAGCGCGCGCGTGTTGCCCGCGCGCGCGTTACTCGTCGATGCGCCCTACGGCGACGGCTCCGCGCTCGCGGATGCGTTTGAGGCGCGCGGCGTGTCGGTGGAGATGCGCACCTGCGCCGACTGGGGCGGCATGATGCGCGAGCCGGTGTGGTCGCGGCTGCCCGCCGGCTTGCTCGACACGGTCGTGAACTGGATCGACGACGGCACCGACGGTGGCGTACGCGGGCCGCTACCCGGCGCCGGGCTGGGCGTGACGTTGACGGCGCAGAGCAGCGTCGAACGTATCGTCGCCGTCGAGCCGGCTCGAATGATCGGCGTGCTGTGCGAGCCGGCCGGCATGGTCCGGCGCGCTGCCGCACCGACGCTGCTGATCGCCAATACGGCGACCAATCCGCGTGTCGCCGACGGTCGCTTCGCGGTCCGGCTTGCGCGCTCGCTCGCGGCGGCGGGGATCAGCAGCCTGCGCATCGATTCGACCGGCGTCGGCGACAGCGGCCCGCGCGCGACGGACGATCAGTCGAACATTCCGTATTCGGATCAGGCGATCGCGGATGTCGTCACGGCGGCGCGCTGGCTGAACGCGCACGGGCATCGCGAGATCGTCGCGTTCGGCATCTGCTCCGGCGCGTATGCGTCGCTTCATGCGGCCGCGCGCGAGCAACTGGCCGGCGTGATCGCGGTGAATCTGCCGGCGTTCGTCTGGCCGCGCGGGCAAACGCTCGCCGATGCATTGAACAACCAGACGAATTCGATGCGCGGCTACTGGGCGTCGCTACGTTGCGGTCGCAAGCTGCGCCGGCTGCTGACCGAAGGACGCGACCTGCGGCCGGTGCTGCGTGCGATGTTCCGGTTCGCCGCGGGGGTCGCGACGGGGCCGCTCAAGCGTGTCGGCGAACATCTCGGCTGGCGGCCCGGCAAGGACACGCCGCGCGGCATGCTGCGCGACATGTCGGCGCGCGGCATCCGCACGCATCTGGTCTACGGCACTTTCGACCCGGGCGTCGACGTGCTCGTCCGCCACTTCGGTCCTGCGGCGCATGCGTTCGCGCATCTGCCGAACGTGTCCGTCGACATGAAGGACGCGCTCGATCATTCGTTGCACGGCGATGTCGCCGCGCAGTACGTCGTGACGCGCTGCGCGACGCTGCTGTCCGGCTGGGATGCGCCGGCCGAACTCGCCATGCCCGCGCAGCCCGAGCACGCACCGCTGTAG
- a CDS encoding glycosyltransferase family 4 protein, with translation MRVLVINDFARKGGAEEVYRLSADVLRARDGVAVETFDQQAVPELAGSARAHAWSPAAARALDALLDRFRPQRILVHNYHNLLSSAILPVLARYKRHADCGLFMTAHDYHLLFYNPSLLVYSRGRAQPLSIERLRSRRRIAMTASPRGFVHDVVKKLHWHAVDTLFDPLGLFDEILCPSPFMRDLIAQRGRARATLVRNPIDSTLVPRPPKPPRGERLDLAFVGRVDWDKGLAPFLALMSGPAGDAIASLTVYGDGTERGELERQYAALVESGRLRFAGRVDHATLFAALPLHDALILPSIWAENAPLVIVEAAMLGLPALVHDIGSLSTFGDEIGHKILYRNTPDGFARALAELRTHLAIADRRYDWSPYSVECYAASLCAVLGIDAHAPRACAP, from the coding sequence ATGCGCGTGCTGGTGATCAACGACTTCGCGCGCAAGGGCGGCGCGGAGGAGGTGTACCGGCTGTCCGCCGACGTGCTGCGCGCACGCGACGGCGTCGCAGTCGAGACGTTCGATCAGCAGGCGGTGCCCGAGCTGGCCGGCAGCGCGCGCGCGCATGCGTGGTCGCCTGCCGCCGCCCGCGCGCTCGACGCGCTGCTCGACCGGTTTCGCCCGCAACGCATCCTCGTGCACAACTACCACAACCTGTTGTCGAGCGCGATCCTGCCCGTGCTCGCGCGCTACAAGCGCCACGCAGATTGCGGCCTGTTCATGACCGCGCACGACTACCACCTGCTGTTCTACAACCCGAGCCTGCTCGTCTACTCGCGCGGCCGCGCGCAGCCGTTGTCGATCGAACGATTGCGCAGCCGCCGGCGCATCGCGATGACGGCCAGCCCGCGCGGCTTCGTCCACGACGTCGTGAAGAAGCTGCACTGGCATGCGGTCGATACGCTGTTCGATCCGCTTGGGCTGTTCGACGAGATTCTGTGTCCGAGTCCGTTCATGCGCGATCTGATCGCGCAGCGCGGTCGCGCCCGCGCGACGCTCGTGCGCAACCCGATCGATTCGACGCTGGTGCCGCGTCCGCCGAAACCGCCGCGCGGCGAGCGGCTCGATCTCGCCTTCGTCGGCCGCGTGGACTGGGACAAGGGCCTCGCGCCGTTCCTCGCGCTGATGAGCGGGCCGGCCGGCGATGCGATCGCGTCGCTGACCGTCTACGGCGACGGAACGGAGCGCGGCGAGCTGGAGCGGCAATACGCGGCGCTCGTCGAATCGGGGCGGTTGCGTTTCGCCGGCCGCGTCGACCATGCCACGCTGTTTGCCGCGCTCCCGCTCCATGACGCGCTGATCTTGCCGTCGATCTGGGCCGAGAATGCGCCGCTCGTGATCGTCGAGGCTGCGATGCTCGGCTTGCCGGCGCTCGTCCACGACATCGGCAGCCTGTCGACGTTCGGCGACGAGATCGGCCACAAGATTCTCTACCGCAACACGCCCGACGGCTTCGCGCGTGCGCTCGCCGAATTGCGCACGCATCTCGCTATCGCCGATCGTCGCTACGACTGGTCGCCTTACTCGGTCGAGTGCTACGCCGCGTCGCTGTGTGCGGTGCTCGGCATCGACGCGCACGCACCGCGCGCGTGTGCGCCTTGA
- a CDS encoding flippase, with the protein MTAVRKNFALLFALQISTYVVPLVTLPLLTRVLGPQQYGRLSFVLAVTTYFINLANYSFDLTATPRVALANGKLERSRIFWATVSAQWAITVAGFAVLLALTLLVPHFAAERTALLIGFGMAVGAALTPGWYFQGIQKLSVYSVTVVVYRACSVVAFFAWVRTPDDLLHAVAINAAVPVLCGVTLLAYLFLRREVDSVRVGVADIAAALKGGSQVFLASTSISFYASTNTVLLSIVSGSVAAGYFAAGDKLIRAAVGLLQPLRAATYPHVTYLMHHARDDAFAFLRKLIVLQGALVLAMSATIYVCAPFVVRMLYGDAFAPTVGVLRCLALVPFMACMTDLFGVQTMLPMGMKRTFSIILISSGALNVTLLPPLAMLFAERGAAIAVLIAESAVAVALAYVLCRERVGLLNLSARSG; encoded by the coding sequence ATGACCGCTGTTCGAAAAAACTTTGCGTTGTTGTTCGCGCTGCAAATCTCGACGTATGTCGTGCCGCTCGTGACGCTGCCGCTGCTGACGCGCGTGCTCGGGCCGCAGCAGTATGGGCGGCTGTCGTTCGTCCTCGCGGTCACCACGTATTTCATCAATCTGGCCAATTACAGCTTCGACCTGACGGCGACGCCGCGCGTCGCGCTCGCGAACGGCAAGCTGGAGCGCTCGCGCATCTTCTGGGCGACCGTCAGCGCGCAATGGGCGATCACGGTCGCCGGGTTCGCGGTGCTGCTCGCGTTGACGCTGCTCGTCCCGCATTTCGCGGCGGAACGCACGGCGCTGCTGATCGGGTTCGGGATGGCGGTCGGCGCGGCGCTGACGCCCGGCTGGTACTTTCAGGGCATCCAGAAGTTGAGCGTCTACAGCGTCACGGTGGTCGTGTACCGCGCATGCAGCGTCGTCGCGTTCTTCGCCTGGGTGCGCACGCCGGACGATCTGCTGCACGCGGTCGCGATCAATGCGGCGGTGCCGGTGCTGTGCGGCGTGACGTTGCTCGCGTACCTGTTCCTGCGGCGCGAGGTCGACAGCGTGCGCGTCGGCGTGGCCGATATCGCCGCCGCGCTGAAAGGCGGCTCGCAGGTGTTTCTCGCATCGACGTCGATCTCGTTCTACGCGTCGACCAACACCGTGTTGCTGAGCATCGTCTCGGGCAGTGTCGCGGCCGGCTATTTTGCCGCCGGCGACAAGCTGATCCGCGCCGCGGTCGGGCTGCTGCAACCGCTGAGGGCCGCCACCTATCCGCACGTCACGTACTTGATGCACCACGCGCGCGACGACGCGTTCGCGTTCCTGCGCAAGCTGATCGTGCTGCAGGGCGCGCTGGTGCTGGCGATGTCGGCGACGATCTACGTATGCGCGCCGTTCGTCGTCAGGATGCTGTACGGCGATGCGTTCGCGCCGACGGTCGGCGTGCTGCGCTGCCTCGCGCTGGTGCCGTTCATGGCCTGCATGACCGACCTGTTCGGCGTTCAGACGATGCTGCCGATGGGCATGAAGCGCACTTTCAGCATCATCCTGATTTCGTCCGGCGCGCTGAACGTGACGCTGCTGCCGCCGCTCGCGATGCTGTTCGCGGAACGCGGTGCGGCCATCGCGGTGCTGATCGCCGAATCGGCCGTGGCGGTCGCGCTCGCATACGTGCTGTGCCGCGAACGCGTGGGCCTGCTGAACCTGTCGGCGCGTTCGGGATGA
- a CDS encoding polysaccharide biosynthesis/export family protein, giving the protein MNNHSLSDTLAPTRNDAPLRQTRVALAVALAALLSACAMAPGQHMIAPAALPVTTADNGDVTSDMKVAVKQIDLTLIGQIHAAQKGHTAAPIPGNLLGKPSGYKLGPGDVLQITVWDHPEFAAAVGQPTPNTRPSDAAPGFVVDSDGNVQFPFVPQPIHAAGKTAAQVQRELDAELRKVFIKPQVTVRVASFRAEQIYVDGEVRAPGSQAINDIPMTLVEAVNRAGGFAPSADQSRVTITRNDTIYPVNVAQMTKTGRSPAAIMLQPGDLLHVAARDDNPVYVMGEVNKPLAVPPQRDGTLTLSAALSEAGQLNQQTSNAGQVFVLRKDADSPPVIYHLDLESPVSMLLANQFPLASKDIVYVDNTGLVRASRVLNLLLPAISAGLTGALITK; this is encoded by the coding sequence ATGAACAACCACTCGCTATCCGATACGCTCGCGCCGACGCGCAACGATGCGCCGCTGCGACAGACGCGCGTCGCGCTCGCCGTGGCGCTTGCCGCGCTGCTGTCCGCCTGCGCAATGGCGCCGGGCCAGCACATGATCGCGCCGGCCGCGTTGCCGGTCACGACGGCCGACAACGGCGACGTGACGAGCGACATGAAGGTCGCGGTCAAGCAGATCGATCTGACGCTGATCGGCCAGATCCATGCGGCCCAGAAAGGTCATACCGCCGCGCCGATCCCCGGCAATCTGCTCGGCAAGCCGAGCGGCTACAAGCTCGGCCCCGGCGACGTGCTGCAGATCACCGTCTGGGATCACCCCGAATTCGCGGCCGCGGTCGGCCAGCCGACGCCGAATACCAGGCCGTCTGACGCAGCGCCCGGCTTCGTCGTCGACAGCGACGGCAACGTGCAGTTTCCCTTCGTGCCGCAGCCGATTCACGCGGCCGGCAAGACGGCCGCGCAGGTGCAGCGCGAGCTCGACGCCGAACTCCGCAAGGTGTTCATCAAGCCGCAGGTGACCGTGCGCGTCGCGTCGTTCCGCGCGGAGCAGATCTATGTGGACGGCGAAGTGCGCGCGCCGGGCTCGCAGGCGATCAACGACATCCCGATGACGCTCGTCGAAGCCGTCAATCGCGCGGGCGGCTTTGCGCCGAGCGCCGACCAGAGCCGCGTGACGATCACGCGCAACGACACGATTTATCCGGTCAACGTCGCGCAGATGACGAAGACCGGCCGCAGCCCCGCCGCGATCATGCTGCAGCCGGGCGACCTGCTGCACGTGGCCGCGCGCGACGACAATCCCGTGTACGTGATGGGCGAAGTGAACAAGCCGCTGGCCGTGCCGCCGCAGCGCGACGGCACGCTCACGTTGAGCGCGGCGCTGTCCGAGGCCGGCCAGTTGAATCAGCAGACGTCGAACGCCGGACAGGTATTCGTGCTGCGCAAGGATGCCGACAGCCCGCCGGTCATCTATCACCTCGACCTCGAATCACCCGTTTCGATGCTGCTCGCGAACCAGTTTCCGCTCGCGTCGAAGGACATCGTCTACGTCGACAATACCGGACTGGTCCGCGCGAGCCGCGTGCTGAACCTGCTGCTGCCGGCCATCAGCGCCGGGTTGACCGGCGCGCTCATCACGAAGTAG